A genomic segment from Stappia indica encodes:
- a CDS encoding L-iditol 2-dehydrogenase produces MRRLEGRSALITGAARGIGRAFGEAYAREGARVAIADINLEGARQAAEAIGNGAIAVQLDVTDQASIERAVTEADAALGGIDILVNNAALFDMAPIVEITRESFDRLFSVNVAGCLFTMQAVARAMIARGRGGKIINMASQAGRRGEPLVAVYCATKAAVISLTQSAGLDLIRHGINVNAIAPGVVDGEHWDGVDALFAKYEGRAPGEKKRLVGAAVPYGRMGTAEDLTGMAIFLAGPESDYVVAQTYNVDGGNWMS; encoded by the coding sequence ATGAGGCGGCTGGAAGGGCGCAGCGCCCTGATCACCGGGGCAGCGCGCGGCATCGGCCGTGCCTTCGGCGAGGCCTATGCCCGCGAGGGCGCTCGGGTCGCCATCGCCGACATCAACCTGGAGGGGGCACGGCAGGCGGCCGAGGCCATCGGCAACGGTGCCATCGCCGTGCAGCTCGACGTCACCGACCAGGCCTCCATCGAGCGCGCTGTAACCGAGGCCGATGCGGCGCTCGGCGGCATCGACATCCTGGTCAACAATGCGGCGCTGTTCGACATGGCGCCCATCGTCGAGATCACCCGCGAGAGCTTCGACCGGCTGTTCTCGGTCAATGTGGCCGGGTGCCTGTTCACCATGCAGGCGGTGGCGCGGGCGATGATCGCGCGCGGGCGCGGCGGCAAGATCATCAACATGGCGAGCCAGGCCGGCCGGCGCGGCGAGCCGCTGGTCGCCGTCTACTGCGCCACCAAGGCGGCGGTGATCAGCCTGACCCAGTCGGCGGGGCTCGACCTGATCCGCCACGGCATCAACGTCAACGCCATCGCGCCCGGCGTCGTCGACGGCGAGCACTGGGACGGGGTGGACGCGCTTTTCGCGAAATACGAGGGCAGGGCGCCGGGCGAGAAGAAGCGCCTCGTCGGCGCGGCCGTGCCGTACGGACGGATGGGCACGGCGGAGGACCTGACCGGCATGGCGATCTTCCTCGCCGGGCCGGAGAGCGACTACGTCGTGGCGCAGACCTACAATGTCGACGGCGGCAACTGGATGAGCTGA
- a CDS encoding mannitol dehydrogenase family protein translates to MTTSLSLSTLSQITGADVPAYARTDLSAGIVHLGVGNFHRAHQIVYLDRLFNRGLDRDFAVIGAGVKPYDAAMRERLKRQDWLSTVVELDPGGLTARVTGAMIDFAEVEPDAIVAVLERPEIRIVSLTITEGGYYVDATTGGFDAGHADMAADAAHPDAPASSFGLLLKALRRRRAAGIAPFTVMSCDNLPENGHVARNTMLGLARMSDPDFADWVAENVAFPSSMVDCITPATSEREKTLLRERFGIEDAAPVACEPFRQWVMEDTFPAGRPRLEEVGVQFVKDVAPYELMKLRILNGGHAAIAYPSALLGYHFVHDAMADPLIAGFLRKLAHAEVIPTVPPIAGVDFAAYFELIASRFSNPEVGDTIPRLCLDGSNRQPKFILPTVQARLEANADLAGLALEVALWCRYCAGTAEDGSAIGIVDERAAELTRRALAARQTPQAFLDFTPVFGDLGRRQPFADAFARVLGALWADGVRAVLTRYIESGAAGR, encoded by the coding sequence GTGACCACCAGCCTGTCCCTTTCGACCCTTTCCCAGATTACCGGCGCGGACGTGCCGGCCTATGCCCGCACGGACCTGAGCGCCGGCATCGTGCATCTGGGCGTCGGCAACTTCCACCGCGCGCACCAGATCGTTTATCTCGACCGGCTGTTCAACCGCGGGCTCGACCGCGACTTTGCGGTGATCGGCGCCGGCGTGAAGCCCTACGACGCGGCGATGCGCGAGCGGCTGAAGCGGCAGGACTGGCTCTCCACCGTGGTGGAGCTGGATCCGGGCGGGCTGACGGCCCGCGTCACCGGTGCGATGATCGATTTCGCGGAAGTGGAGCCCGACGCCATCGTCGCGGTGCTGGAGCGGCCCGAGATCCGCATCGTCTCGCTGACGATCACGGAAGGCGGCTACTATGTGGACGCCACCACCGGCGGGTTCGACGCGGGCCATGCCGATATGGCCGCGGATGCGGCCCATCCGGATGCGCCGGCCTCCAGCTTCGGCCTCCTGCTGAAGGCGCTGCGCCGCCGCCGGGCGGCCGGGATCGCGCCCTTCACCGTCATGTCCTGCGACAACCTGCCGGAAAACGGCCATGTCGCGCGCAACACCATGCTGGGCCTTGCCCGGATGAGCGATCCCGACTTCGCCGACTGGGTGGCGGAGAATGTCGCCTTCCCCAGCAGCATGGTCGACTGCATCACCCCGGCGACCTCGGAGCGCGAGAAGACCCTGCTGCGCGAGCGCTTCGGCATCGAGGATGCAGCGCCGGTCGCCTGCGAGCCGTTCCGCCAATGGGTGATGGAGGACACGTTTCCCGCCGGCCGGCCAAGGCTGGAGGAGGTGGGCGTCCAGTTCGTGAAGGACGTTGCGCCTTACGAGTTGATGAAGCTCAGGATCCTCAACGGCGGCCATGCGGCGATTGCCTATCCGTCGGCGCTGCTCGGCTATCATTTCGTCCATGACGCGATGGCCGACCCGCTGATCGCCGGCTTCTTGAGAAAGCTCGCCCATGCGGAGGTCATCCCGACGGTTCCGCCGATTGCCGGCGTCGACTTCGCCGCCTATTTCGAGCTGATCGCCTCGCGGTTTTCCAACCCTGAAGTCGGCGACACCATCCCGCGCCTGTGCCTCGACGGGTCGAACCGGCAGCCGAAATTCATCCTGCCGACCGTGCAGGCGCGGCTGGAGGCAAATGCGGATCTCGCCGGTCTGGCGCTGGAAGTGGCGCTGTGGTGCCGCTATTGCGCCGGCACGGCGGAGGACGGCAGCGCTATCGGGATCGTCGACGAGCGTGCGGCCGAGCTGACCCGGCGGGCGCTGGCGGCGCGCCAGACGCCGCAGGCCTTCCTCGATTTCACGCCCGTCTTCGGCGATCTCGGCCGCAGGCAGCCCTTTGCCGATGCCTTTGCGCGCGTCCTCGGCGCGCTGTGGGCGGACGGCGTGCGCGCGGTGCTGACCCGCTACATCGAAAGCGGCGCAGCGGGACGCTGA
- the gph gene encoding phosphoglycolate phosphatase (PGP is an essential enzyme in the glycolate salvage pathway in higher organisms (photorespiration in plants). Phosphoglycolate results from the oxidase activity of RubisCO in the Calvin cycle when concentrations of carbon dioxide are low relative to oxygen. This enzyme is a member of the Haloacid Dehalogenase (HAD) superfamily of aspartate-nucleophile hydrolase enzymes (PF00702).), with the protein MGIQDASGLKALLFDLDGTLVDSVPDIAAATNQLLDSEGHAPLEVDEVRRMIGHGIPKLVERAMAARGRVLDAEALAPLVARMMAFYGDNLTGRTALLPGAREALEEGARAGLGLAVVTNKPEGFSRTIVAHFGLDDLVPVVVGGDTCATRKPAPEMLLHAAAKLGATPATAVMVGDSGADVDSARAAGMKVVVVRGGYGGVAAEDLGADIVIDTLADLFDALKRLAETADARA; encoded by the coding sequence TTGGGCATTCAGGATGCATCGGGGCTGAAGGCCCTGCTTTTCGATCTCGACGGCACGCTGGTCGACAGCGTTCCCGACATCGCGGCGGCGACCAACCAGCTGCTGGACAGCGAGGGGCACGCGCCGCTGGAGGTCGACGAGGTCCGGCGGATGATCGGCCACGGCATCCCCAAGCTGGTGGAGCGGGCGATGGCCGCGCGCGGCCGCGTGCTGGACGCCGAGGCGCTGGCGCCGCTGGTGGCGCGGATGATGGCGTTCTACGGCGACAACCTGACGGGGCGCACGGCGCTGCTGCCGGGCGCCAGGGAGGCGCTGGAGGAAGGCGCGCGGGCCGGCCTCGGCCTTGCCGTCGTCACCAACAAGCCGGAAGGCTTTTCCCGGACGATCGTCGCGCATTTCGGCCTGGATGACCTGGTGCCGGTGGTGGTCGGCGGCGACACCTGCGCCACCCGCAAGCCGGCGCCGGAGATGCTGCTGCATGCGGCGGCAAAGCTCGGTGCGACGCCGGCAACGGCGGTGATGGTGGGCGACAGCGGCGCGGATGTCGACAGCGCGCGGGCCGCCGGAATGAAGGTGGTGGTGGTGCGCGGCGGTTATGGCGGCGTTGCGGCGGAGGATCTCGGCGCCGATATCGTCATCGACACGCTGGCAGACCTCTTCGATGCGCTGAAGCGCCTGGCCGAAACGGCCGACGCCCGGGCGTGA
- a CDS encoding SH3 domain-containing protein: MTLFRSLATLAVAASVALAAPAALAMEIRTERIDIPRGAAGTEVAGMIKGEEFVEYLLPATTGQQVSLSLSSSNRYVHMGVAEPGSRREVFDGARQGTKYTGRASEAGEFRIRVRLSVDGVARNETARYVLTVASARPGQSRPQRPDPQPGTGGGRPPGGNQGGGNQGGGNQGGGNAGTPEFWQVTGVGSGDFLNLRSGPNTSNPVVARLANGEVLRNLGCHMVTGQRWCQVERPNGRDNGWVSATYLREGSNRPDRPGTGRPDRPDRPGGDRPGRPDRPERPRMIMDDGGPDFWRVTGISGRDYLNVRTGPGTGFPITARLSDGEVLRNLGCGRLVGDRQRWCEVERRNGQDKGWVAGDFLREASSRPVPPVDERPTRPGRPGRPGDDRPGDWRPGDDRPGVGRPGRPDRPSRPDPIPGPDPRASYFEVTGLSANGLLNVRSGPGTGYSVIGRVANGDVLIDRGCRAVGSQTWCRIQLLGGEESGWVSANYVRQTRYRPGRGGWR, encoded by the coding sequence ATGACGCTTTTCCGCTCCCTTGCCACGCTTGCTGTCGCGGCGTCCGTCGCCCTTGCAGCGCCGGCAGCCCTTGCCATGGAGATCCGCACCGAGCGCATCGACATTCCGCGCGGGGCGGCCGGCACCGAAGTCGCCGGCATGATCAAGGGCGAGGAATTCGTCGAGTACCTGCTGCCGGCGACGACCGGCCAGCAGGTCAGCCTCTCGCTCTCCTCCTCCAACCGCTACGTGCATATGGGCGTTGCCGAGCCGGGCAGCCGCCGCGAAGTCTTCGACGGCGCGCGCCAGGGCACGAAATATACCGGCCGGGCGAGCGAGGCGGGCGAGTTCCGCATCCGCGTGCGCCTGTCGGTCGACGGCGTCGCCCGCAACGAGACGGCCCGCTACGTGCTGACCGTCGCCTCCGCGCGTCCGGGGCAGAGCCGGCCGCAGCGCCCCGACCCGCAGCCCGGCACCGGCGGCGGCCGCCCGCCGGGTGGAAACCAGGGGGGTGGAAACCAGGGCGGCGGCAATCAGGGCGGCGGCAATGCCGGCACCCCGGAATTCTGGCAGGTGACGGGCGTCGGCTCCGGCGATTTCCTCAACCTGCGCTCGGGGCCGAACACCAGCAACCCGGTCGTGGCGCGGCTCGCCAATGGCGAGGTGCTCCGCAATCTCGGCTGCCACATGGTCACCGGCCAGCGCTGGTGCCAGGTCGAGCGGCCGAACGGGCGCGACAACGGCTGGGTCTCGGCCACCTATCTGCGCGAAGGCAGCAACCGTCCGGACCGCCCCGGAACCGGTCGCCCCGACCGTCCTGATCGTCCCGGCGGCGACCGTCCCGGCCGCCCGGATCGTCCCGAGCGTCCCCGCATGATCATGGACGACGGCGGCCCGGACTTCTGGCGGGTCACCGGCATCAGCGGGCGCGACTATCTCAACGTGCGCACCGGGCCGGGCACCGGCTTCCCGATCACCGCGCGCCTCTCCGACGGCGAGGTGCTGCGCAATCTCGGCTGCGGCCGGCTTGTCGGAGACCGCCAGCGCTGGTGCGAGGTCGAACGTCGCAACGGCCAGGACAAGGGCTGGGTTGCCGGCGACTTCCTGCGCGAGGCGAGCTCGCGTCCGGTGCCGCCCGTGGACGAGCGCCCCACCCGTCCGGGTCGCCCCGGCCGTCCGGGTGACGACCGTCCCGGCGATTGGCGCCCCGGCGATGATCGTCCCGGCGTCGGACGCCCCGGTCGTCCCGACCGGCCTTCGCGGCCCGATCCGATCCCCGGTCCGGACCCGCGCGCCAGCTATTTCGAGGTGACTGGCCTCAGCGCCAACGGCCTGCTGAACGTGCGCAGCGGCCCCGGCACCGGCTATTCGGTGATCGGCCGGGTCGCCAATGGCGATGTGCTGATCGACCGGGGCTGCCGTGCGGTCGGCAGCCAGACCTGGTGCCGCATCCAGCTGCTCGGCGGCGAGGAAAGCGGCTGGGTCTCGGCCAACTATGTCCGCCAGACGCGCTACCGGCCGGGTCGCGGCGGCTGGCGGTGA
- a CDS encoding ferredoxin reductase family protein produces the protein MPAAALILLYLLVALAPLALAAASGRPPRPVMDEIASGMAMVAFAILLMEFVLSGRFRSISGRVGLDVTMRFHQLLARTALALALAHPFLYTLPFARPLPFDPTRQLTLTFAAEGLVTGVLAFVLLPAFVVLSIARDRIGWRYETWRLAHGLGALAIAVLVLVHARHAGRYSADPQLAGLWGVLTAAAVLSLLHVYLVKPLLARRRPWEVTALRKLAERTWEVVLSPKGHDGIAYRAGQFAWIRIGAPVFSLRENPFSIASAPGEGRDLRFVIKELGDFTATLGGIPLGTTAHVDGPHGNLVLEGRQGSGIAFIAGGVGIAPMLGLLRQLEIDADPRPTMLVYGNRHAGQIACSEDLARMRRQHRTTVVQVLSEPPDGWEGERGMVDAALIARLFADPRHRDWLYVLCGPPAMMEAAEEALLGLGVAPRRIISERFQHD, from the coding sequence ATGCCTGCCGCCGCGCTGATCCTGCTCTATCTTCTTGTCGCGCTGGCGCCGCTGGCCCTGGCTGCCGCCAGCGGGCGGCCGCCGCGCCCGGTGATGGACGAGATCGCCAGCGGCATGGCGATGGTGGCCTTCGCGATCCTGCTGATGGAATTCGTGCTGTCGGGCCGCTTCCGCTCGATCTCCGGCCGCGTCGGCCTCGACGTCACCATGCGCTTCCACCAGCTGCTCGCCCGCACGGCGCTGGCGCTCGCCTTGGCTCATCCGTTCCTCTACACGCTGCCCTTCGCCCGGCCGCTGCCCTTCGATCCCACCCGCCAGCTGACGCTGACCTTCGCGGCGGAAGGTCTGGTGACCGGCGTCCTCGCCTTCGTGCTGCTGCCGGCTTTCGTGGTCCTGTCGATTGCCCGCGACCGCATCGGCTGGCGCTACGAGACCTGGCGGCTCGCCCATGGGCTCGGCGCGCTGGCCATCGCCGTGCTGGTGCTGGTCCATGCCCGGCACGCGGGCCGCTACAGCGCCGACCCGCAGCTTGCCGGCCTGTGGGGGGTGCTGACGGCGGCGGCGGTCCTGTCCCTGCTGCATGTCTACCTGGTGAAGCCGCTGCTGGCGCGGCGGCGTCCCTGGGAGGTGACTGCCTTGCGCAAGCTCGCCGAGCGCACATGGGAGGTGGTGCTGAGCCCGAAGGGGCATGACGGGATCGCCTACCGCGCCGGCCAGTTCGCCTGGATCCGCATCGGCGCGCCGGTCTTCTCGCTGCGCGAGAACCCGTTCTCCATCGCCTCGGCGCCGGGCGAGGGCCGGGACTTGCGCTTCGTCATCAAGGAGCTCGGCGACTTCACCGCGACACTCGGTGGCATCCCGCTCGGCACCACGGCCCATGTCGACGGGCCGCACGGCAACCTGGTGCTGGAGGGGCGGCAGGGCAGCGGCATCGCCTTCATTGCCGGCGGCGTCGGCATCGCGCCGATGCTGGGGCTGCTGCGGCAACTGGAGATCGACGCGGACCCGCGCCCGACGATGCTGGTCTACGGCAACCGCCATGCCGGCCAGATCGCCTGCAGCGAGGATCTCGCCCGCATGCGCCGGCAGCACCGCACAACCGTGGTGCAGGTGCTGTCCGAACCGCCGGACGGCTGGGAGGGCGAGCGCGGCATGGTCGATGCGGCGCTGATCGCCCGGCTGTTCGCCGATCCCCGCCATCGCGACTGGCTCTATGTCCTGTGCGGCCCGCCGGCGATGATGGAGGCGGCGGAGGAGGCGCTGCTCGGCCTCGGCGTGGCACCCCGGCGGATCATTTCGGAAAGGTTCCAGCATGACTGA
- a CDS encoding HlyD family secretion protein has protein sequence MFELLFCSILTILPDYLFRRYGQGKRIGREITLYSVWYELRYGIVTCLILTISLITLVFYYHPTATTAVASFRTIAILPEVSGRVSETYVPVSLEFEVKAGDPVFKLDSHRQEAAVETARQHVGDVQAEIALARGELAVASAQVEQAQASLKQAQDELDTRQELFDRNANVVSVRDVEKLQNTVSAMAGAAKAAQANKDLIDTKISVFLPQKLKSAQARLDEAEVELAKTTVYAGVDGTVSQFVLRPGDIVNPMMRPAGILIPKDAQKQRLIAGFGQIEAQVLKVGMVAEAFCGALPFTIIPLVITEVQTQIASGQVGVGGQMVDASQTVRPASITTVLEPIYQDGLQELPPGAVCKVNAYTSNHDRLSSGEPLGTGEFIYLHAVDAVGLVHAMLLRLQALLFPVQTLVLTGH, from the coding sequence ATGTTCGAACTTCTGTTCTGTTCCATCCTGACGATCCTGCCGGACTATCTTTTTCGCCGTTATGGCCAGGGCAAGCGGATCGGCCGGGAGATCACGCTCTACTCGGTCTGGTACGAGCTGCGCTATGGCATTGTCACCTGCCTGATCCTTACGATTTCGCTGATAACACTTGTCTTCTACTACCATCCGACGGCAACGACGGCGGTGGCGTCGTTCCGTACGATTGCGATCCTGCCGGAAGTGTCGGGCCGTGTGTCGGAAACCTATGTTCCGGTCAGCCTCGAGTTCGAAGTCAAGGCGGGTGATCCGGTCTTCAAGCTGGACAGCCATCGCCAGGAGGCTGCCGTCGAGACGGCGCGGCAACATGTGGGGGATGTCCAGGCCGAGATCGCGCTGGCAAGGGGCGAACTTGCCGTCGCCAGCGCGCAGGTCGAGCAGGCGCAGGCCTCCTTGAAGCAGGCGCAGGACGAGTTGGACACCAGGCAGGAGCTGTTCGACCGCAATGCCAACGTCGTGAGCGTGCGGGATGTCGAGAAGTTGCAGAACACCGTGAGCGCCATGGCGGGGGCTGCAAAGGCCGCGCAGGCGAACAAGGACCTGATCGACACCAAGATCAGCGTGTTCCTGCCCCAGAAGTTGAAGAGCGCGCAGGCGCGGCTGGACGAAGCGGAGGTGGAACTGGCGAAGACCACCGTTTACGCCGGCGTCGACGGGACCGTCAGCCAATTCGTGCTGCGGCCGGGCGACATCGTCAATCCGATGATGCGTCCTGCAGGGATCCTGATCCCGAAGGACGCCCAGAAGCAGCGCCTGATCGCGGGGTTCGGCCAGATCGAAGCCCAGGTCCTGAAGGTCGGCATGGTGGCCGAGGCCTTTTGCGGCGCGCTGCCTTTCACGATCATTCCGCTGGTGATCACGGAAGTGCAGACCCAGATCGCCTCCGGACAGGTGGGCGTGGGCGGTCAGATGGTCGATGCCAGTCAGACCGTGCGGCCGGCATCGATCACCACCGTGCTGGAGCCCATCTACCAGGACGGCCTGCAGGAGCTTCCGCCCGGCGCGGTGTGCAAGGTGAACGCCTATACCAGCAACCACGACCGGCTGTCCTCCGGGGAACCGCTCGGAACAGGGGAGTTCATCTACCTGCATGCGGTCGATGCGGTCGGGCTCGTTCACGCCATGCTGCTTCGTCTCCAGGCTCTGCTGTTCCCCGTGCAGACGCTTGTGCTGACCGGGCACTGA
- a CDS encoding ectoine synthase codes for MIVRTFKAAGDAPVFRYAVSREVVSRTDQVGHALYDTTLAAGAADTVARDAAGEFPAQAHFCLSGSGTVTVDGRSERASPGTLVAARAGAEVSFIAETEMRICTVFGGEGPQEAIRADALIRHVDEFIGTERDVFWGNGQSRRLLVKADGFGFALCQTLGNANTDSPLQYRHHFESCYYVSGSGEYVWESGSHPIDTNGARATAFIMNRNDAHRMVVHDPSICLSVFSPPIEGTEAHDFSGKRPSSY; via the coding sequence GTGATCGTCCGTACCTTCAAGGCCGCCGGCGATGCGCCGGTTTTCCGTTATGCCGTGTCTCGCGAGGTGGTCTCGCGCACCGACCAGGTGGGCCACGCGCTCTACGACACGACGCTGGCCGCCGGCGCTGCCGACACGGTCGCGCGCGATGCCGCCGGCGAGTTTCCCGCGCAGGCGCATTTCTGCCTCTCCGGCAGCGGCACGGTGACCGTCGACGGGCGCAGCGAGCGCGCCTCGCCCGGAACGCTGGTCGCCGCGCGGGCCGGCGCGGAGGTGAGCTTCATCGCCGAGACCGAGATGCGCATCTGCACCGTCTTCGGCGGCGAGGGGCCGCAGGAGGCGATCCGCGCGGACGCGCTGATCCGCCATGTCGACGAGTTCATCGGCACCGAGCGCGACGTCTTCTGGGGCAACGGCCAGAGCCGGCGGCTGCTGGTCAAGGCCGACGGCTTCGGCTTCGCCCTGTGCCAGACGCTCGGCAATGCCAATACGGACTCGCCGCTGCAGTACCGGCACCATTTCGAGAGCTGCTACTACGTCTCGGGCAGCGGCGAATATGTCTGGGAGAGCGGCAGCCACCCGATCGACACCAACGGGGCGCGGGCGACCGCCTTCATCATGAACCGCAACGACGCCCACCGCATGGTGGTGCACGATCCCTCGATCTGCCTCAGCGTCTTCAGCCCGCCCATCGAAGGCACCGAGGCGCACGACTTTTCCGGCAAGCGGCCGTCGTCCTACTGA
- a CDS encoding lysine N(6)-hydroxylase/L-ornithine N(5)-oxygenase family protein, giving the protein MTSQSVQSAEGHVFDIIGIGIGPFNLGLACLTQPIRDLDCLFLERKDQFNWHEGTLLETATLQTPFLCDLVTLADPTSEFSFLNYLKQTGRIYAFYAFLLDTENFFLLRNEFNKYYRWAASRLDNVVFNREVEAVEYDDKAGVYRVTSFNTKMGQRKVLLARRIVLGSGMSPALPAPCEPLRGTLLHSADYLRNREAVRQRKSITVVGSGQSAAEVYHDLLSDIDRYGYRLNWVTRSSRLVPRELTKFTLQMTTPDYADYFFSLSRPKREDLVRAMQAIFKGVNPSLINDIYDLRYRKLLGGDVDMMLISNTEVEACTHDAASDSFRVTFRQVEEEKSFELETDVLIMGTGYRFRMPDYLKPISDRINWCGEGRFAVARNCSIDKEGSEIFVQNAEIHADSYLPPDLGQSCYRNSVIIREVLGKEYYPVERSLAFQRFSSLADGIAAAVSAGG; this is encoded by the coding sequence ATGACGTCGCAATCCGTGCAAAGCGCCGAAGGCCATGTCTTCGACATCATCGGCATCGGCATCGGTCCGTTCAACCTCGGGCTCGCCTGCCTGACCCAGCCGATCCGCGATCTCGACTGCCTGTTCCTGGAACGCAAGGACCAGTTCAACTGGCACGAGGGTACCTTGCTGGAAACGGCGACGCTGCAGACGCCCTTCCTGTGCGATCTGGTGACGCTGGCCGATCCGACCAGCGAGTTCAGCTTTCTCAATTACCTGAAGCAGACCGGCCGCATCTATGCCTTCTATGCGTTCCTGCTGGACACGGAAAACTTCTTCCTGCTGCGCAACGAATTCAACAAGTATTACCGTTGGGCCGCTAGCCGTCTCGACAATGTGGTGTTCAACCGCGAGGTGGAGGCCGTCGAGTACGACGACAAGGCCGGCGTCTACCGGGTGACCAGCTTCAACACCAAGATGGGCCAGCGCAAGGTGCTGCTCGCCCGCCGCATCGTGCTCGGCTCGGGCATGTCGCCGGCGCTGCCCGCCCCGTGCGAGCCGCTGCGCGGCACGCTGCTGCACAGCGCCGACTACCTGCGCAATCGCGAAGCGGTGCGGCAGAGGAAGTCGATCACCGTGGTCGGCTCGGGCCAGAGCGCGGCGGAGGTCTATCACGACCTGCTCAGCGACATCGACCGCTACGGCTACCGGCTGAACTGGGTGACGCGCTCCTCGCGCCTCGTGCCGCGGGAGCTGACCAAGTTCACCCTGCAGATGACGACGCCGGACTATGCCGACTACTTCTTCTCGCTCTCGCGGCCCAAGCGCGAGGACCTGGTGCGGGCGATGCAGGCGATCTTCAAGGGCGTCAACCCGTCCCTGATCAACGACATCTACGACCTGCGCTACCGCAAGCTGCTCGGCGGCGATGTCGACATGATGCTGATCTCCAACACGGAGGTGGAGGCCTGCACCCATGATGCGGCGAGCGACAGCTTCCGCGTCACCTTCCGCCAGGTGGAGGAGGAGAAGTCCTTCGAGCTGGAGACCGACGTGCTGATCATGGGCACCGGCTACCGGTTCCGCATGCCGGACTATCTGAAGCCGATCTCGGATCGCATCAACTGGTGCGGGGAGGGGCGCTTCGCCGTGGCGCGCAACTGCAGCATCGACAAGGAGGGCAGCGAGATCTTCGTCCAGAACGCGGAAATCCACGCCGACAGCTACCTGCCGCCGGATCTCGGCCAGTCCTGCTACCGCAACTCGGTCATCATCCGCGAGGTGCTGGGCAAGGAATACTATCCGGTGGAGCGCAGCCTTGCCTTCCAGCGCTTTTCTTCGCTCGCGGACGGCATCGCTGCCGCCGTCTCGGCCGGCGGCTGA